A single region of the Roseivivax sp. THAF197b genome encodes:
- the rplM gene encoding 50S ribosomal protein L13, giving the protein MKTFSAKPADIEKKWIVIDAEGVVLGRLASIVATRLRGKHKPSFTPHMDMGDNVIIVNADKVQLTGKKRQEHFYWHTGYPGGIKSRTKEQILEGAHPERVVFQAVKRMVPGTRLGRQQMTNLRVYAGAEHPHEAQSPEVVDVKSMNSKNTRVAK; this is encoded by the coding sequence ATGAAAACCTTTTCGGCAAAACCGGCCGATATCGAGAAGAAGTGGATCGTGATCGACGCCGAGGGCGTTGTTCTCGGCCGTCTCGCCTCGATTGTGGCCACGCGCCTGCGCGGCAAGCACAAGCCTTCCTTCACGCCTCACATGGATATGGGTGACAACGTCATCATCGTGAACGCGGACAAGGTCCAGCTCACCGGCAAGAAGCGCCAGGAGCACTTCTACTGGCATACCGGCTATCCGGGCGGCATCAAGTCCCGCACGAAAGAGCAGATCCTCGAGGGCGCCCACCCCGAGCGCGTCGTCTTCCAGGCCGTCAAGCGCATGGTGCCCGGCACCCGCCTTGGCCGCCAGCAGATGACCAACCTGCGCGTCTATGCAGGGGCCGAGCATCCTCACGAGGCGCAATCGCCTGAAGTGGTCGACGTCAAGTCGATGAACTCCAAGAACACCCGGGTGGCGAAGTAA
- the rpsI gene encoding 30S ribosomal protein S9: protein MAEQINSLEELGQAAGVDAAAAPETETLTPREPVRDEFGRAYATGRRKDATARVWIKPGSGKVTVNGKEINAYFARPVLQMILRQPFTVAGVEDQFDVMATVKGGGLSGQAGAVKHGVSRALQLFDPSLRPALKAAGFLTRDSRVVERKKYGKRKARRSFQFSKR, encoded by the coding sequence ATGGCTGAGCAGATCAACTCCCTCGAAGAACTGGGCCAGGCCGCAGGCGTCGACGCCGCTGCCGCGCCCGAGACCGAAACCCTGACGCCCCGCGAGCCCGTCCGCGACGAATTCGGCCGCGCCTACGCGACCGGCCGCCGCAAGGACGCCACCGCGCGCGTCTGGATCAAGCCGGGCTCCGGCAAGGTCACCGTCAACGGCAAGGAAATCAACGCGTATTTCGCGCGTCCCGTGCTGCAGATGATCCTGCGTCAGCCCTTCACCGTCGCCGGTGTCGAGGACCAGTTCGATGTGATGGCCACCGTCAAGGGCGGCGGTCTGTCCGGTCAGGCCGGTGCCGTGAAGCACGGCGTGTCCCGCGCGCTGCAGCTCTTCGATCCGAGCCTGCGTCCCGCGCTGAAAGCGGCCGGCTTCCTGACCCGCGACAGCCGCGTCGTCGAGCGTAAGAAGTACGGTAAGCGCAAGGCCCGCCGCAGCTTCCAGTTCTCCAAGCGCTAA
- a CDS encoding glycosyltransferase family 2 protein — MRLTLDDLNAQTRRHGTPRPGARKLFAIMRDEIALLPAFLGHYRALGFEQFLIFDDGSTDGTRAHLADQGDVVLYEADHRFGTPVEIVFPDGTTRADRFGTWIKAALPHVDAPGEIVAYFDTDEFLILPPGMTSVAEIFETMTRGDIPAICASVVEFFPETLDGLAGPMPDTAEGLFSAYPYFEPEPLVALTPDAQPDPFGTSKTNNLFESYGIGVPKPSLLQRLTRRRPKPRFNRSPRHKLPFLRRDATTWQVGSHYASQPPSADHLLTIAHFVFTAEFAAKIDRARSWKAHTEGAAKYDHYAELLRCMRAEEGRFADPSSVRYAAPEQLVDAGLMRWPAPQA; from the coding sequence ATGCGCCTCACCCTCGACGACCTCAACGCCCAAACGCGCCGCCACGGCACGCCCAGACCCGGTGCGCGCAAGCTTTTCGCGATCATGCGCGACGAGATCGCGCTTCTTCCGGCCTTTCTGGGACATTACCGCGCGCTCGGGTTCGAGCAGTTCCTGATCTTCGACGATGGCTCGACAGATGGCACGCGCGCCCATCTCGCGGATCAGGGGGACGTGGTGCTCTACGAGGCCGATCACCGTTTCGGCACGCCTGTCGAGATCGTCTTTCCAGACGGCACCACGCGCGCGGATCGCTTTGGCACATGGATCAAGGCGGCCCTGCCGCATGTGGACGCGCCAGGCGAAATCGTGGCCTATTTCGACACGGACGAGTTCCTGATCCTGCCGCCGGGCATGACCTCCGTCGCGGAGATTTTCGAGACGATGACGCGGGGCGACATCCCGGCGATCTGCGCCTCGGTGGTGGAGTTCTTTCCCGAAACGCTGGACGGGCTCGCGGGCCCCATGCCCGATACGGCTGAGGGGCTTTTCAGCGCCTATCCCTATTTCGAGCCGGAGCCGCTCGTTGCCCTGACACCGGATGCACAGCCCGATCCGTTCGGCACGTCCAAGACCAACAATCTGTTCGAAAGCTATGGCATCGGCGTGCCCAAGCCGTCGCTTCTGCAGCGTCTGACCAGGCGCAGGCCGAAACCGCGCTTCAACCGCTCGCCCCGGCACAAGCTGCCCTTTCTGCGCCGGGATGCCACGACCTGGCAGGTAGGCTCGCATTACGCCAGCCAGCCGCCCTCGGCCGATCACCTGTTGACCATCGCACATTTCGTATTCACGGCGGAATTTGCCGCAAAGATCGACCGCGCGCGCAGCTGGAAAGCGCATACCGAAGGCGCTGCGAAATACGACCATTACGCGGAGCTTCTGCGCTGCATGCGCGCCGAGGAAGGGCGTTTCGCGGACCCGTCATCCGTGCGTTACGCAGCACCCGAGCAATTAGTGGATGCGGGTCTGATGCGCTGGCCCGCGCCCCAGGCCTAG
- a CDS encoding sulfotransferase family protein, whose translation MAAPTFFLGLGGQKCGSSWVQAYLARAKGSDFGRLGEYQVWEHELGGVFARYAVDAPGTFEAARARIKMALGGSEPAAHLRWRLQQDRTAYFDYFERLLAKRGVVRTGDITPSYSGLPAETLIRIRDGFAERGITTKAIFVMRDPVERLRSHMRMEMEKGRMTLSDANDAPLRGFYASAEAEARSRYDLTLEAMEAAFAPEDRHIALFEEIFTPEGTAALAAFADVPVEAEAGSRQVNARGKGSKVSEDVRTEIVSHYAHVYRAVAERLPQVRDLWPGADRVLD comes from the coding sequence ATGGCCGCGCCCACCTTCTTTCTGGGCCTCGGCGGGCAGAAATGCGGCTCCTCCTGGGTGCAGGCCTATCTTGCGCGGGCCAAGGGCAGCGATTTCGGACGCCTGGGCGAGTACCAGGTCTGGGAGCATGAGCTGGGCGGCGTTTTCGCGCGCTATGCGGTGGACGCCCCCGGCACGTTCGAGGCCGCGCGTGCGCGCATCAAGATGGCCCTTGGCGGATCTGAGCCCGCGGCGCATCTGCGCTGGCGGTTGCAGCAGGATCGCACAGCCTATTTCGACTATTTCGAACGCCTGCTGGCCAAGCGCGGCGTCGTGCGCACGGGCGACATCACGCCCTCCTATTCCGGCCTGCCCGCCGAGACGCTGATCCGCATCCGCGACGGGTTTGCCGAGCGCGGCATTACCACCAAGGCCATCTTCGTCATGCGCGACCCGGTGGAGCGGTTGCGCAGCCATATGCGCATGGAGATGGAAAAAGGCCGCATGACGCTGTCGGATGCCAATGACGCGCCGTTGCGCGGCTTTTACGCCAGCGCCGAGGCGGAGGCGCGGAGCCGCTACGACCTGACGCTCGAAGCGATGGAGGCGGCCTTCGCCCCCGAGGACCGCCATATCGCGCTCTTCGAGGAGATCTTCACGCCCGAGGGCACGGCAGCGCTTGCCGCGTTCGCGGATGTCCCGGTCGAGGCCGAAGCGGGATCGCGGCAGGTCAACGCGCGCGGCAAGGGGTCGAAAGTGTCCGAGGATGTGCGCACCGAAATCGTCAGTCACTACGCGCATGTCTATCGCGCCGTGGCGGAGCGCCTGCCGCAGGTGCGCGACCTTTGGCCCGGAGCGGACCGGGTTCTGGACTAG